The Cylindrospermopsis curvispora GIHE-G1 genome contains a region encoding:
- the pds gene encoding 15-cis-phytoene desaturase — protein sequence MRVVIAGAGLAGLSCAKYLVDAGYTPIVLERRDVLGGLVAAWKDSDGDWYETGLHAFFGAYPNMLQLLKELGIEDRLQWKQHTLIFNQPDKPGTLSRFDVPDIPSPFNIIVSILRNNDMLTWEQKLRFAVGLLPAIVRGQEYVEEMDKYSFAEWLKGQGIGERVASDVFIAASKALTFINPDQVSSTILLTALNRFLQERYGSKIAFLDGSPTERLCQPIVDYITQKGGEVRLNAPLKEIMLNPDGTVRGFLLRGLDGKPDEVITADFYVSAMSVDPLKVMLPEPWRQMEFFQKLEGLEGVPVINLHLWFDQKLTDIDHLLFSRSPLLSVYADMSNTCREYSNPDRSMLELVLAPAQDWIDKSDEEIVSATMTELQKLFPHHFGGEEPAKLLKSHVVKTPRSVYKATPGRQKYRPPQKTPIANFFLSGSYTMQRYLGSMEGAVLSGKLTAQAISHIPTLNRPPAKNAATA from the coding sequence ATGCGAGTAGTCATCGCCGGTGCTGGTCTAGCAGGACTTTCCTGCGCAAAATATCTAGTAGATGCAGGTTACACCCCCATTGTCTTGGAGCGTAGGGATGTATTGGGTGGTCTAGTAGCGGCGTGGAAAGACTCCGATGGTGACTGGTATGAAACCGGTTTACACGCCTTTTTCGGGGCATATCCCAACATGCTACAACTGCTCAAGGAATTGGGCATTGAGGACAGACTTCAGTGGAAACAACACACGCTGATTTTTAATCAACCTGATAAGCCTGGAACGCTATCAAGATTTGATGTTCCTGATATTCCTTCACCTTTTAATATCATTGTCTCGATTCTACGTAACAATGATATGTTGACATGGGAACAAAAACTTCGTTTTGCTGTTGGTTTGTTGCCCGCTATAGTCCGAGGTCAAGAATATGTGGAGGAAATGGATAAATACAGCTTTGCTGAGTGGTTAAAAGGACAAGGCATAGGTGAAAGGGTGGCTAGCGATGTATTTATTGCTGCATCTAAGGCTTTGACCTTTATCAACCCAGATCAGGTATCTTCCACAATTTTACTGACCGCCCTCAATCGGTTTTTACAAGAACGGTATGGCTCAAAAATTGCCTTTTTAGATGGATCTCCTACGGAAAGGCTTTGTCAACCTATTGTGGATTATATTACTCAAAAGGGAGGTGAGGTTAGACTTAATGCTCCTTTAAAAGAGATTATGCTCAATCCTGATGGAACGGTTAGGGGATTTTTATTACGCGGGTTAGATGGAAAACCTGATGAAGTCATTACAGCTGATTTTTACGTTTCCGCTATGTCCGTTGATCCTTTAAAAGTAATGTTGCCAGAACCTTGGCGACAAATGGAATTTTTCCAAAAGCTGGAAGGTTTGGAAGGTGTTCCGGTAATTAATCTCCATTTATGGTTTGATCAGAAATTGACGGATATTGATCACCTACTTTTTTCTCGGTCACCATTACTTAGTGTTTATGCTGATATGAGCAATACTTGTCGTGAATATTCTAATCCTGATCGATCAATGTTGGAACTAGTTCTAGCTCCAGCCCAAGATTGGATTGATAAGTCCGACGAAGAAATAGTATCAGCGACCATGACTGAGTTACAAAAGCTCTTTCCCCACCACTTTGGGGGAGAGGAACCAGCCAAACTGCTGAAATCTCATGTGGTGAAAACTCCCCGTTCGGTTTACAAAGCGACTCCAGGTCGTCAAAAGTATCGTCCACCCCAGAAAACTCCCATCGCCAATTTCTTTTTAAGTGGGAGTTACACCATGCAACGTTATTTAGGCAGCATGGAGGGGGCCGTACTTTCCGGTAAACTGACAGCCCAGGCCATCTCCCATATCCCAACGCTAAATCGACCGCCTGCAAAGAATGCTGCAACTGCCTGA
- the crtB gene encoding 15-cis-phytoene synthase CrtB — protein MLQLPDSPPRMKTLVSVHESYKLCQELTAKYAKTFYLGTLLMSPTKRQSVWAIYAWCRRTDELVDGPAATKTTPETLAQWENQLDSIFAGCPLDNYDVALVDTLQHFPLEIQPFRDMIAGQRMDLYRSRYETFEDLYLYCYRVAGTVGLMSTTIMGVDTNVYSAPWYRDIQPYLPVEEAIALGIANQLTNILRDVGEDARRGRIYIPLEDLKKFSYSPEELLQGVLDDRWRSLMRFQIKRAREFYTKADRGISYLAQDARWPVWAASMLYGKILDVIERNDYQVFSQRAYVPQLQKISTLPLAWMRSQVL, from the coding sequence ATGCTGCAACTGCCTGATTCCCCTCCGCGCATGAAAACCCTGGTCTCTGTCCATGAGTCCTATAAACTTTGTCAGGAACTTACAGCCAAGTATGCTAAAACCTTCTACTTGGGCACCCTGTTGATGAGTCCGACAAAGCGTCAATCTGTTTGGGCAATATACGCTTGGTGTCGCCGTACAGATGAACTAGTTGATGGCCCTGCGGCCACTAAAACCACTCCAGAAACTCTCGCACAGTGGGAAAACCAGCTAGATTCTATTTTTGCTGGTTGCCCATTGGATAATTATGATGTGGCCCTGGTTGATACTCTCCAGCACTTTCCCCTGGAAATTCAACCCTTTAGGGATATGATTGCTGGACAGCGCATGGATCTCTATCGCAGTCGTTATGAAACTTTTGAGGATTTATATCTCTACTGCTATCGTGTGGCGGGTACTGTTGGTTTGATGTCAACTACTATTATGGGTGTAGATACTAATGTTTATTCTGCACCTTGGTATCGAGATATACAACCTTATTTGCCTGTTGAGGAAGCGATCGCTTTGGGTATAGCTAACCAGTTAACCAATATTCTCAGGGATGTGGGTGAAGACGCTCGCCGTGGTAGGATCTATATACCCTTGGAAGACTTGAAAAAATTCAGCTATTCTCCAGAAGAGCTGTTGCAAGGCGTTTTGGATGACCGTTGGCGTTCTCTCATGCGATTCCAGATTAAACGCGCTCGAGAATTTTATACCAAGGCTGACCGTGGCATTAGCTATCTGGCCCAGGATGCTCGCTGGCCAGTTTGGGCTGCTTCTATGCTCTATGGAAAAATTCTGGATGTAATTGAGCGTAATGACTATCAGGTGTTTAGCCAACGCGCTTACGTTCCTCAACTGCAAAAGATCAGTACCTTGCCTTTGGCCTGGATGCGATCGCAAGTTTTGTGA
- the nagZ gene encoding beta-N-acetylhexosaminidase, producing MSQHLQQFGNHLILGVSGTTLTDDDKRVLSDLKPVGVIFFAKNFLDGTPYPIWLEEFKKLLTNIREYTERELLFTALDHEGGKVVRTPLPITRFPVAHLLRSRSYQVAKATGLELRSLGINLSFAPVADIFSNPQNPVIGLRAFSQIANLAGQNATEYYRGLKESGILGCAKHFPGHGDTSQDSHLELPVLNLSLEDLKNRELIPFEVLIQEQIPLVMTAHILFPQIDPDLPATISTTILHQILRQELNFSGVVVSDDLDMKAVADMFVYPQTVARAFNAGCDLFLVSRNISSSSIEKTYKIAENFISCLHNGSLTPSVIENSHNRIAQLLTKTPQYEVFPLEKQILVDHAELAINCCFDLE from the coding sequence ATGTCCCAACATCTACAGCAATTTGGTAATCATTTAATTCTCGGAGTTTCCGGTACAACTCTCACGGATGATGACAAACGGGTACTAAGCGATTTAAAACCCGTTGGTGTGATTTTTTTCGCCAAAAACTTTCTCGATGGCACACCCTATCCCATCTGGTTAGAAGAGTTCAAAAAACTACTTACTAATATTCGTGAATATACTGAGCGAGAACTGCTGTTTACAGCCCTAGACCATGAGGGTGGAAAGGTAGTTAGAACACCATTACCCATCACACGGTTCCCCGTTGCCCATTTACTTAGGTCTCGATCATATCAAGTAGCAAAAGCAACTGGATTGGAATTAAGATCTTTAGGGATCAACCTTTCTTTTGCTCCCGTGGCGGATATTTTTTCTAATCCTCAAAACCCTGTTATTGGTTTACGTGCTTTTAGTCAAATAGCTAACTTAGCTGGTCAAAACGCTACAGAGTACTATCGTGGACTAAAGGAGTCGGGTATTCTTGGTTGTGCTAAACATTTTCCTGGTCATGGAGATACTAGTCAAGACTCTCATCTGGAGTTACCAGTCTTGAATTTGAGTTTAGAAGATTTAAAGAATCGAGAGTTAATACCTTTTGAAGTTCTTATTCAGGAACAAATACCACTGGTGATGACAGCACACATACTGTTTCCACAAATTGACCCGGATCTTCCAGCTACAATATCAACTACTATTCTTCATCAGATTTTAAGACAGGAATTGAATTTTTCTGGGGTAGTGGTTTCTGATGACTTAGATATGAAAGCGGTTGCAGATATGTTTGTTTATCCTCAAACAGTAGCACGTGCTTTTAATGCTGGGTGTGATTTATTTTTAGTTTCTCGCAATATAAGCTCTTCATCCATTGAAAAAACCTATAAAATAGCTGAAAATTTCATTTCTTGTTTGCACAATGGTTCTCTAACCCCATCGGTTATAGAAAACTCCCATAACAGAATTGCCCAACTATTAACTAAAACCCCCCAATATGAGGTTTTTCCGCTGGAAAAACAGATATTAGTTGATCATGCAGAACTTGCTATCAACTGTTGTTTTGATCTTGAATAA